In Vespula vulgaris chromosome 10, iyVesVulg1.1, whole genome shotgun sequence, the following are encoded in one genomic region:
- the LOC127067147 gene encoding uncharacterized protein LOC127067147 isoform X4: MSRRMSLISEVQRYDAVDEESPGSSSKKLTVSPSETDKNLPLEIPLESKIESSVYPLPVTSSRGEIYPGSRIIEQKRDDKTLKCQVERSFSRTSIGEILDPYELQKERRDIIFNTDLKNNESIIEKQSSVPIGNIFDDLEKRSESHRERITKELHDPKWRNTSSLSSDNVRIPSSPEETSDSEIVEVRKDSALFLEEAEGFDQREFARRYSSLRFARPRRESSGYSSNLGTFDEDRRNSTNVDVLQDLLKERRRSSAKRNNSRFGEDESRYSIVSSNNNNVLERMPTTEIHRKLSSSGLEMPDIEEVKELVKDDSTSSLSQENLDGVVENQQSRNPSILSTNETSTTTTTPTILATTPTTAITTTTIRSCDKSFVSPSSCRTMETTGRTIVCDPYDSTSLKEAIAVLATKREEDVRSNAMIRNSSSNSSSSSSSNRGRESNNDRRTFESVREESRCDGSTREKEEEDDDDEKDDEEVEMERRRERRIKMKSIEIENREFDSTDILSSRSSKVYRFISTQSEDRVDERLENIDVCPKDRRISLEITRGEEEERKEESGRPIFKLLEKSRDDVESTRCTRIVGSIEDDKGNDANNIERVLSRNVAGVAALTAPPQSFRKLSSAVGELGSGCGGSGNGGGIGGSGGSGGSSTTITTTHRLLSDVAPVSVRPIYPYCPYSPYGSPQGSPRNRRRPLRESRRVSIDNTQGGLQLNQYRLLDNIGQGSYGIVKLAYNEEDDTHYAMKILSKRKLMKKAGIFGRMAPGRKGTADPLAKVYREIALLKKLDHPNVVKLVEVLDDPDEDNLYLVFELVQKGEVLQIPTDKPLDEDTARKNFRDVVMGIEYLHYQRIVHRDIKPSNLLVDSDGRIKIADLGVSAELRASGELLSGPAGTPAFAAPETTMPDAHYSGTSCDVWSMGVTLYSLVTGRVPWDGAGSIIGVQAAIRSEPLKFPECPKLSKDLQDLIVRMLTKEPTERISLQRLKEHDWLTNTGKDPLPSEADNCRLPVTVTDEEVERVVTKVPKLDTLILVKKMLKQHSFQNPFLPKKIGRTLGNDGDPVTESSLPLGRTTESLVQRSTTTRNIKTERFQRSGRSNSAPDSYDWQANNRQISMESPLPPVTEASNQEAEIERR; the protein is encoded by the exons atGTCGAGACGAATGAGTCTTATTAGTGAGGTGCAACG atACGACGCAGTAGACGAGGAATCACCAGGATCATCCTCGAAAAAGCTGACGGTTTCACCGTCGGAAACCGACAAGAACTTACCTCTGGAAATACCATTGGAATCGAAGATAGAGAGTTCTGTTTATCCTTTGCCAGTGACATCCAGTCGAGGGGAAATATATCCGGGCTCGAGGATtatcgaacaaaaaagagatgacAAGACGTTGAAGTGTCAAGTAGAAAGAAGTTTTTCTCGTACGTCCATAGGCGAAATCCTGGATCCTTACGAGTTGCAAAAGGAACGAAGggacattatttttaatacagatttgaaaaataacgAGAGTATCATCGAGAAACAATCGTCTGTACCTATCGGCAATATATTTGACGATCTTGAAAAAAGATCTGAATCGCATAGAGAAAGGATTACGAAGGAATTACATGATCCAAAATGGAGAAACACGTCGTCTCTTAGCTCg GATAACGTCAGGATACCGTCCAGCCCGGAAGAAACGTCAGATTCAGAGATAGTCGAGGTACGGAAAGACAGTGCTCTATTTCTCGAGGAGGCTGAAGGTTTCGATCAACGTGAGTTTGCAAGAAGATACAGTTCCTTGAGATTCGCGAGACCACGTAGAGAAAGCAGCGGATACTCTAGCAATCTTGGTACATTCGACGAGGATAGAAGGAACTCGACGAACGTCGACGTTCTACAGGATTTATTAAAGGAAAGACGTAGATCATCGGCGAAACGAAACAATTCACGATTTGGAGAAGACGAATCTCGTTATTCTATCGTCTCGagcaataacaataacgtCTTAGAAAGGATGCCGACTACTGAGATCCATAGGAAGCTTTCGAGCTCGGGTTTGGAAATGCCTGACATCGAGGAAGTCAAGGAACTTGTTAAGGACGATTCAACGTCGTCCTTATCGCAGGAAAATCTTGATGGTGTTGTTGAAA ACCAGCAATCTCGAAATCCGTCGATTCTTTCAACAAACGagacttctactactactactactcctacTATCCTCGCTACTACTCCTACTactgctattactactactactattcgtTCGTGCGATAAATCCTTCGTATCACCGAGTAGTTGTCGGACGATGGAAACGACAGGACGTACAATCGTTTGCGATCCATACGATTCGACGAGTTTAAAAGAGGCTATCGCGGTATTGGctacgaaaagagaagaagatgttAGATCGAACGCAATGATAAGGAATAGtagtagcaacagcagcagtagtagcagcagcaatCGTGGAAGAGAATCGAACAACGATAGGAGAACTTTTGAAAGCGTTCGAGAGGAATCGAGATGCGATGGATCTActagagaaaaggaggaggaagatgatgatgatgagaagGATGATGAGGAGGTGGAGATggagaggaggagggaaagaagaatcaagatgaaatcgatcgagatcgagaatCGAGAGTTCGATTCGACGGATATTCTTTCTTCAAGGTCGAGCAAagtttatcgttttatatcgACTCAATCGGAGGACCGAGTGGACGAGAGGCTGGAGAACATAGATGTTTGTCCGAAAGATCGAAGGATCTCGTTGGAGATaacgagaggagaagaagaggaaaggaaagaggaatcGGGGAGGCcgatttttaaattgttagagAAATCAAGGGACGACGTCGAGTCGACTAGGTGCACGAGAATCGTTGGATCGATCGAGGACGATAAGGGAAACGATGCtaataatatcgaacgagTCCTTTCCAGGAACGTCGCTGGAGTTGCCGCTTTAACTGCACCACCACAGTCATTTAGAAAATTGTCCTCAGCCGTTGGTGAGCTCGGTAGTGGctgtggtggtagtggtaatggtggtgggattggtggtagtggtggtagtggtggtagtagtactactattactactactcaTCGTCTACTCTCAGACGTTGCTCCTGTCTCGGTCAGACCTATATATCCTTATTGTCCTTATTCTCCTTACGGCAGTCCCCAGGGATCGCCGAGGAATCGGAGGAGACCTCTCAGAGAGAGTAGGAGAGTTTCCATCGATAACACTCAAGGTGGATTACAGTTGAACCAGTACAGATTGTTGGACAATATCGGACAG GGCTCGTACGGTATCGTAAAGTTAGCTTACAACGAAGAAGACGATACCCACTATGCAATGAAGATATTAAGCAAGAGGAAACTGATGAAGAAGGCTGGTATTTTCGGTAGAATGGCACCCGGTAGAAAGGGTACCGCGGATCCTTTGGCAAAGGTATACAGAGAGATAGCTCTATTGAAGAAACTGGATCATCCGAACGTCGTCAAGTTGGTCGAAGTACTCGACGACCCGGACGAGGATAATCTTTACTTGGTATTCGAGTTAGTACAGAAGGGAGAAGTTTTGCAGATACCAACCGACAAGCCACTCGATGAAGATACAGCCAGAAAGAATTTTCGGGACGTCGTTATGGGTATCGAATATC TACATTATCAACGAATAGTACATCGTGATATTAAACCGAGCAACCTTCTGGTGGATAGCGATGGCCGCATAAAGATCGCGGACTTGGGTGTTAGCGCGGAATTAAGGGCATCCGGAGAATTGTTATCGGGACCAGCCGGTACACCAGCTTTTGCAGCACCGGAAACAACCATGCCAGACGCTCATTATTCCGGAACG tCGTGCGACGTTTGGTCAATGGGAGTGACGCTTTATTCCTTGGTTACTGGAAGAGTACCATGGGATGGTGCGGGAAGTATAATTGGCGTTCAAGCAGCCATACGTTCAGAACCATTGAAATTTCCAGAGTGTCCGAAACTCTCGAAGGATCTACAGGATCTCATCGTAAGGATGTTGACGAAGGAACCGACCGAGAGAATATCATTGCAAAGATTGAAGGAACACGATTGGTTGACCAACACTGGGAAGGATCCATTGCCGAGTGAAGCGGACAATTGTCGACTTCCGGTGACTGTTACCGACGAGGAAGTAGAAAGGGTCGTGACCAAAGTGCCCAAACTGGACACGTTGATTCTCGTTAAGAAAATGCTCAAGCAGCATAGTTTTCAA